The Streptomyces sp. HUAS CB01 genome has a segment encoding these proteins:
- a CDS encoding TetR/AcrR family transcriptional regulator encodes MASTTRRRSGAADRRAALEKRILAVIEELLRDGVTYTELSVEQIAQAAGISRSTFYLYFRDKVDVLLRLSGSLKSESHAIASAWRPCGPGGGLDGLARTYELIMRHYREHATLLSAINEVAAYDPVVRETWTAEQDRFVEHLVTVLKEEQREGRTPEDVDPRLAATVIVHGGAQVVAQQVSGGDSGDDAAVARELATGYWYGVYRRPGGPAAG; translated from the coding sequence ATGGCCTCCACCACCCGACGACGCTCCGGCGCGGCCGACCGGCGGGCCGCACTCGAGAAGCGGATCCTCGCCGTGATCGAGGAGCTGCTGCGCGACGGGGTGACGTACACCGAGCTGAGCGTGGAACAGATCGCCCAGGCCGCGGGCATCTCCCGTTCCACGTTCTACCTGTACTTCCGCGACAAGGTGGACGTGCTGCTCCGGCTGAGCGGCTCGCTCAAGTCGGAGAGCCACGCGATCGCCTCGGCGTGGCGGCCGTGCGGCCCCGGCGGCGGGCTCGACGGGCTGGCCCGCACCTACGAGCTCATCATGCGGCACTACCGCGAGCACGCGACCCTGCTGTCGGCGATCAACGAAGTGGCCGCGTACGACCCGGTCGTGCGCGAGACCTGGACCGCGGAACAGGACCGCTTCGTGGAGCACCTGGTGACGGTGCTGAAGGAGGAGCAGCGGGAGGGACGGACGCCCGAGGACGTCGATCCCCGGCTCGCCGCGACCGTCATCGTCCACGGCGGCGCCCAGGTCGTCGCCCAGCAGGTGTCCGGCGGCGACAGCGGCGACGACGCGGCCGTCGCCCGTGAGCTGGCGACCGGCTACTGGTACGGCGTGTACCGCCGTCCCGGCGGACCGGCCGCCGGCTGA
- a CDS encoding helix-turn-helix transcriptional regulator: MADHTELRDFLTSRRARLTPPDVGLPWHTDGRRVAGLRREEIAVLAGVSVDYYTRLEQGRARNVSDQVLDAVAAALRLDDLERRHLFDLVRTTGRTSGPSSPPPAAAAGRLRARPGLHALLRSLDPTPAVLHGPRLEVVAINRMGRVLLDDFDALPVAERNLARWMFLDPKAREVYPDWEEIAEQTVAILRVTAGRDTRDPALSALVGELSTRSDEFARYWANYRVFQHTYGSKRFRHPAVGEMTLAYETLHPAADSEVYLTVYTAAEGSPSEERLRILSSWSATPADSPAGPAGGDGEAADAPRPAGPDRSRPGTPDEPRRRPGG; this comes from the coding sequence ATGGCCGACCACACCGAACTGCGGGACTTCCTCACGTCACGGCGGGCACGACTGACCCCGCCGGACGTGGGTCTGCCGTGGCACACGGACGGTCGGCGGGTCGCCGGGCTGCGCCGCGAGGAGATCGCCGTCCTCGCCGGGGTGAGCGTGGACTACTACACGCGCCTCGAACAGGGGCGCGCCCGCAATGTCTCCGACCAGGTGCTCGACGCCGTCGCCGCGGCCCTGAGGCTCGACGACCTGGAACGGCGCCATCTGTTCGACCTGGTACGGACGACGGGCCGGACGTCCGGGCCCTCCTCCCCGCCGCCCGCCGCCGCGGCGGGCCGACTCAGGGCGAGGCCGGGGCTCCACGCCCTGCTGCGGTCGCTGGACCCGACGCCGGCCGTGCTGCACGGCCCCCGTCTGGAGGTCGTGGCGATCAACAGAATGGGCCGGGTGCTCCTGGACGACTTCGACGCCCTGCCGGTCGCCGAGCGCAACCTGGCGCGCTGGATGTTCCTCGACCCGAAGGCCCGGGAGGTCTACCCGGACTGGGAGGAGATCGCGGAGCAGACGGTGGCGATCCTGCGGGTGACCGCGGGGCGCGACACCCGTGATCCGGCGCTCTCCGCACTGGTCGGCGAACTGAGCACCCGTTCGGACGAGTTCGCCCGCTACTGGGCCAACTACCGCGTCTTCCAGCACACGTACGGGTCCAAGCGCTTCCGGCACCCGGCCGTGGGCGAGATGACGCTCGCGTACGAGACGCTGCACCCGGCCGCCGACTCCGAGGTGTACCTGACCGTCTACACCGCGGCGGAGGGCTCCCCGTCCGAGGAGAGGCTGCGCATCCTGTCCAGCTGGAGCGCCACGCCCGCGGACTCGCCGGCCGGTCCGGCAGGCGGCGACGGAGAGGCCGCGGATGCGCCACGGCCCGCCGGCCCGGACCGCTCGCGCCCGGGCACGCCCGACGAGCCGCGCCGCCGGCCGGGAGGCTGA
- a CDS encoding (2Fe-2S)-binding protein, producing MTQLDAAGTTSTGAAPEVPQVEVTLTVNDTEHHLRLDSRVTLLDALRDHLGLTGAKKGCDQGACGACTVMADGKRVVACLALAAQYEGRRITTIEGLAPNGELHPMQAAFARHDAFQCGYCTPGQIMSAVSLVAEGRAGSDEDVREFMSGNICRCGAYPNIRAAIRDALAEG from the coding sequence ATGACCCAGCTCGACGCCGCGGGAACCACGTCCACCGGTGCCGCTCCCGAAGTTCCCCAGGTAGAGGTCACCCTCACCGTCAATGACACGGAACACCACCTGCGGTTGGACAGCCGCGTCACCCTCCTCGACGCACTGCGCGACCACCTCGGCCTGACAGGCGCGAAGAAGGGGTGCGACCAGGGAGCCTGCGGGGCCTGCACGGTGATGGCCGACGGCAAGCGGGTGGTGGCGTGCCTGGCGCTGGCCGCCCAGTACGAGGGACGCCGGATCACGACGATCGAGGGCCTCGCCCCGAACGGCGAACTGCACCCGATGCAGGCGGCGTTCGCCCGGCACGACGCCTTCCAGTGCGGGTACTGCACACCGGGCCAGATCATGTCGGCGGTGTCGCTCGTCGCCGAGGGCCGGGCCGGTTCCGACGAGGACGTCCGCGAGTTCATGAGCGGCAACATCTGCCGCTGCGGCGCGTACCCCAACATCCGCGCGGCGATCCGCGACGCGCTGGCGGAGGGGTGA
- a CDS encoding oxidoreductase, with product MRTWFITGASRGFGLEIARQALESGDRVVATARDPKAVEEALPGHGSALLALALDVTSAEQADAAVAAALARFGRIDVLVNNAGRGLVGAVEETSDREARAVFDTNVFGLLTVTRAVLPAMRAARAGSVLNVSSVGGFVGWAGWGVYCATKFAVEGLTEAMALELAPLGIRVSALEPGPLRTDFLDGSSLHRAAALIDDYADTAGASRAWADSSNHAQPGDPVKAAEAVVTAVGGPHLPVRLPLGAVTVQDIEAKLAGTADILAAWRDVALFVDVER from the coding sequence ATGCGTACCTGGTTCATCACCGGTGCCTCCCGGGGCTTCGGCCTGGAAATCGCCCGGCAGGCCCTGGAGAGCGGCGACCGCGTCGTGGCCACCGCCCGCGACCCGAAGGCGGTCGAGGAGGCCCTGCCCGGTCACGGCAGCGCGCTGCTGGCCCTCGCCCTGGACGTGACGTCCGCCGAGCAGGCCGACGCGGCGGTCGCCGCGGCCCTCGCCCGCTTCGGCCGGATCGACGTACTCGTCAACAACGCCGGCCGGGGGCTCGTCGGAGCGGTCGAGGAGACCTCCGACCGCGAGGCCCGTGCCGTCTTCGACACCAATGTCTTCGGTCTGCTGACCGTCACCCGGGCCGTGCTCCCGGCCATGCGCGCCGCCCGTGCGGGCAGCGTGCTGAACGTCAGCTCCGTCGGCGGGTTCGTCGGCTGGGCCGGCTGGGGCGTGTACTGCGCCACCAAGTTCGCCGTGGAGGGCCTCACCGAAGCCATGGCCCTGGAGCTCGCTCCCCTGGGCATCCGGGTCAGCGCCCTCGAGCCCGGCCCGCTGCGGACCGACTTCCTCGACGGCTCGTCGCTGCACCGCGCCGCCGCCCTCATCGACGACTACGCGGACACGGCCGGCGCCTCCCGCGCCTGGGCCGACTCGTCGAACCACGCCCAGCCCGGGGACCCGGTCAAGGCTGCCGAGGCGGTGGTCACCGCGGTCGGAGGGCCGCACCTGCCCGTCCGGCTCCCGCTCGGCGCCGTCACCGTGCAGGACATCGAGGCCAAGCTCGCCGGCACGGCGGACATCCTCGCCGCCTGGCGGGACGTCGCCCTGTTCGTCGACGTCGAGCGCTGA
- a CDS encoding FMN-dependent NADH-azoreductase — protein MAHLLHIDSSAAPAGSVSREVATTFRNAWEQEHASGTVTHLDLATHPVPHLTPAGISARAKTAGDMSAEEAAAAALQDRLVSELRAADAYLFSVPMYNWTVPSPFKAWLDQILIAGRTTAFGDEPESVKGRPATVIISAGGGYGPGTPREGWDFATPYLRQVLGQGLGLDVHTIQVELTMAHHSPAMADLRELADTNRANAHSDAEKRARLLAQEIGR, from the coding sequence ATGGCTCACCTGCTGCACATCGACTCCTCCGCGGCTCCGGCCGGCTCCGTGTCCCGGGAGGTGGCCACGACCTTCCGCAACGCCTGGGAGCAGGAGCACGCATCGGGCACCGTGACCCATCTCGACCTGGCGACGCATCCGGTCCCCCATCTGACGCCGGCCGGCATCTCGGCCCGCGCGAAGACCGCGGGCGACATGTCCGCCGAGGAGGCCGCGGCCGCCGCGCTCCAGGACCGGCTCGTCTCCGAGCTCCGCGCCGCCGACGCGTACCTCTTCAGCGTGCCGATGTACAACTGGACCGTCCCCTCGCCGTTCAAGGCATGGCTGGACCAGATCCTGATCGCGGGACGCACCACGGCCTTCGGTGACGAGCCGGAGTCGGTGAAGGGCCGCCCGGCCACCGTGATCATCAGCGCGGGCGGGGGGTACGGGCCGGGCACTCCGCGCGAGGGCTGGGACTTCGCGACGCCCTATCTGCGGCAGGTGCTCGGTCAGGGACTCGGGCTGGACGTGCACACGATCCAGGTCGAGCTGACCATGGCGCACCACTCCCCCGCCATGGCCGACCTCAGGGAGCTGGCGGACACGAACCGGGCGAACGCGCACAGTGACGCCGAGAAGCGGGCGCGGCTCCTCGCACAGGAGATCGGTCGCTGA
- a CDS encoding DoxX family protein: MTLTTALLSCALAAFMTFAGAPKLAGGPKTRLMAEHLRVPPELLRLIGLAEVAAAIGLIAGLALSGLGIAAAGGLAVLMAGGVLAHLRVKDPFTAAVPALASAVVAAALVILHLAGE, translated from the coding sequence ATGACCCTCACCACCGCCCTACTGTCCTGCGCGCTGGCCGCGTTCATGACCTTCGCCGGAGCACCCAAGCTCGCCGGCGGACCCAAGACGCGACTCATGGCCGAGCATCTGAGGGTGCCGCCGGAACTGCTCCGACTCATCGGCCTGGCCGAGGTCGCCGCCGCGATCGGGCTGATCGCCGGACTCGCCCTGTCCGGGCTGGGCATCGCGGCGGCCGGCGGCCTCGCCGTCCTCATGGCGGGCGGGGTCCTGGCGCACCTGCGCGTCAAGGACCCGTTCACCGCCGCCGTCCCGGCCCTCGCCTCGGCCGTCGTGGCGGCCGCCCTCGTGATCCTCCACCTCGCCGGCGAGTGA
- a CDS encoding xanthine dehydrogenase family protein molybdopterin-binding subunit, with the protein MTTLEAARAVGPGLDRVDAPMKVTGKAPYPNDFTYPGLVHAALVHSTVAAGRIRAIDTSAAETAPGVQAVITHLTAPRLEPGPMTLLGASPPTPLQDDRILHHGQHIAIVVASSPEQARHAASLVRADYERTEPLLDVHDPRAPVVENPWGLDSDRGDVEAGFAAADVVVGGTFTTPDNTNNPLGLMSTVASWNGDSLTVHDSTQWPHNVRATLAAVFKVPESGIRVLAPYVGGGFGAGLRVWPHVILTVLAARQVGKPVKLVLTRPEMFTSVGHRPDSVQQIRIGATRAGDLTAITHEGLSSVAMEDDDYEPVSACSAVSYACPNVRTQDRQVRLNIPCPGSMRAPAEGQGNFALESALDELAHELGMDPVELRLRNYCEEHPLLGLPWSSKALRDCYLQGAERFGWSRRDPRPGSMRDGRWLVGYGMAGVSYPHYQVPCQARASVHRDGSADVRSAATDIGTGTYTIMTQLSAELLGLDVSRVHFDLGDSDMPYAPQAGGSGLTSALGNAVGAACRNLLGEFLDVVKDDADSSLRGATPDGVSVSDGRIHLTGAPGRGESYTDILIRHGLEELSADGRSTPPQPDGAGMATAGAFGAKFVEVRIDPDLGLLRVARVVSAIDGGRILNEKTATSQIVGGTVGGIGQAMFEETATDPGTGRIANATFGDYLVAVNADVPDMEVIFVGGPDRATPIGTKGVGEVGLVGVAAAVANAVHHATGRRIRSLPITIDQLL; encoded by the coding sequence ATGACCACCCTCGAAGCCGCCAGGGCCGTGGGTCCGGGCCTGGACCGGGTCGACGCACCCATGAAGGTCACCGGCAAGGCCCCCTACCCCAACGACTTCACCTACCCGGGTCTCGTCCACGCCGCCCTGGTGCACAGCACCGTCGCCGCAGGACGCATCCGTGCGATCGACACCTCCGCCGCGGAGACCGCGCCCGGGGTCCAGGCCGTCATCACCCACCTCACCGCCCCCCGGCTGGAGCCCGGGCCGATGACGCTCCTCGGCGCCTCGCCGCCGACCCCGCTGCAGGACGACCGCATCCTCCACCACGGGCAGCACATCGCGATCGTGGTCGCCTCCAGTCCGGAACAGGCCCGGCACGCCGCGTCGCTGGTGCGCGCCGACTACGAGCGGACCGAGCCGCTGCTCGACGTCCACGACCCCCGGGCGCCCGTCGTCGAGAACCCCTGGGGGCTGGACTCCGACCGGGGGGACGTCGAGGCCGGGTTCGCCGCCGCGGACGTCGTCGTCGGCGGCACCTTCACCACACCGGACAACACCAACAACCCGCTGGGCCTGATGTCGACCGTCGCCTCGTGGAACGGCGACTCGCTCACCGTCCACGACTCCACCCAGTGGCCCCACAACGTCCGGGCCACACTCGCCGCGGTCTTCAAGGTCCCCGAGAGCGGGATCCGCGTCCTCGCCCCCTACGTCGGGGGCGGATTCGGGGCCGGACTCCGCGTGTGGCCCCATGTGATCCTCACCGTGCTCGCCGCGCGCCAGGTCGGCAAGCCCGTGAAACTCGTGCTCACCAGGCCCGAGATGTTCACGTCCGTCGGCCACCGGCCCGACAGCGTCCAGCAGATCAGGATCGGCGCGACCCGCGCCGGGGACCTGACGGCCATCACGCACGAGGGCCTTTCGTCGGTCGCCATGGAGGACGACGACTACGAGCCCGTGTCCGCCTGCTCGGCAGTCTCCTACGCCTGCCCGAACGTCAGGACGCAGGACCGGCAGGTACGGCTGAACATCCCGTGCCCCGGCTCGATGCGGGCGCCCGCGGAGGGCCAGGGCAACTTCGCCCTGGAGTCGGCCCTCGACGAGCTAGCCCACGAACTCGGCATGGACCCGGTGGAGTTGCGTCTGCGCAACTACTGCGAGGAGCACCCGCTGCTCGGACTTCCCTGGTCGAGCAAGGCCCTGCGGGACTGCTACCTCCAGGGGGCCGAGCGGTTCGGCTGGTCCCGCCGCGACCCGAGGCCGGGCTCGATGCGGGACGGCCGCTGGCTCGTCGGGTACGGGATGGCCGGCGTCTCCTACCCGCATTACCAGGTCCCGTGCCAGGCCCGGGCGTCCGTCCACCGCGACGGGTCCGCCGATGTGCGCAGCGCAGCGACCGACATCGGTACCGGCACGTACACGATCATGACGCAGCTCTCCGCCGAGCTGCTGGGCCTGGACGTCTCCCGGGTGCACTTCGACCTGGGCGACTCCGACATGCCCTACGCCCCGCAGGCGGGCGGGTCCGGCCTCACCAGCGCCCTGGGCAACGCGGTCGGGGCCGCCTGCCGCAACCTCCTGGGGGAGTTCCTCGACGTGGTGAAGGACGACGCCGACTCGTCGCTGCGCGGGGCGACCCCGGACGGGGTGTCCGTCAGCGACGGGCGCATCCACCTCACCGGGGCCCCGGGCCGGGGCGAGTCGTACACCGACATCCTCATCCGCCACGGCCTGGAGGAGCTGAGCGCCGACGGCCGGAGCACGCCTCCCCAGCCGGACGGGGCGGGCATGGCGACCGCCGGAGCGTTCGGGGCGAAGTTCGTCGAGGTGCGCATCGACCCCGACCTGGGGCTGCTGCGGGTGGCGCGGGTCGTCTCGGCCATCGACGGCGGGCGCATCCTCAACGAGAAGACCGCCACGAGCCAGATCGTCGGCGGCACCGTCGGCGGTATCGGCCAGGCGATGTTCGAGGAGACCGCGACAGACCCCGGGACCGGGCGCATCGCCAACGCCACGTTCGGCGACTACCTGGTGGCCGTCAACGCCGATGTCCCCGACATGGAAGTGATCTTCGTCGGCGGTCCCGACCGGGCGACGCCCATCGGCACCAAGGGCGTCGGCGAGGTCGGACTGGTCGGCGTCGCGGCGGCCGTCGCCAACGCCGTGCACCACGCGACGGGGCGCCGCATCCGCTCCCTGCCGATCACCATCGACCAACTGCTCTGA
- a CDS encoding MarR family winged helix-turn-helix transcriptional regulator, protein MAVDEPMAEVTESDPLDRLGFLLARNGAIANSRVHHAFESCGLAARQGTTLMLLGKSGFMSQQALAAALSVDPSVMVAILNDLESARLVERRRDPSDRRRHIVAITEAGRRQLARAQEAVAEVEQGLFADLTPEEVAALRGLLARVRTSPDDEVCSEQ, encoded by the coding sequence ATGGCAGTGGACGAGCCCATGGCTGAAGTGACCGAAAGCGACCCGCTGGACCGGCTGGGATTCCTGTTGGCCCGGAACGGCGCCATCGCGAACAGCCGGGTTCACCATGCCTTCGAGTCGTGCGGGCTCGCCGCGCGTCAGGGCACGACGCTGATGCTGCTGGGCAAGTCGGGATTCATGAGCCAGCAGGCCCTGGCGGCGGCCCTCTCGGTCGACCCGAGCGTCATGGTGGCGATCCTCAACGATCTGGAGTCCGCCCGGCTCGTGGAGCGCCGTCGCGATCCCTCCGACCGCCGCCGCCACATCGTGGCGATCACCGAGGCCGGTCGTCGTCAGCTCGCCAGGGCCCAGGAGGCCGTGGCCGAGGTCGAGCAGGGGCTCTTCGCCGATCTCACGCCCGAGGAGGTCGCGGCGCTCCGCGGTCTGCTGGCCCGGGTTCGCACGTCGCCGGACGACGAGGTCTGCTCCGAGCAGTAG
- a CDS encoding acyl-CoA dehydrogenase family protein codes for MNAAHREHDPATPSPGEIRREGSSPEETSREESPPEEISRERLRERLVSRAAALRPLLRDQAARGEADRAVPPEVVDALSGAGVFRLLTPRRYGGHETDLRTLTEVSAALGKGDGSAAWVGMIIAVTNWLACLFPEKAQEEVFGTDPDARVTGVAAPTGMGERVPGGWRVTGRWSYNSGAPYATWAAVGALLQNEAGAVEDQALVLVPASELTVQDTWYAGGMRATASHTLIGHNVLVPEHRVLSVPAATEGLYPRSNPDETLYGATFGPMLLLCLAGPLLGLGRAALDVVVEAAASKPLSFTVHARQADSVGVQIQVAEAALKLETAELHIRHAVDEVDRAAAAGRPLDYDARARVRARAGFAAQQVVGAIGILLDAHGSAGFADASPLQRIWRDANTAARHAGLVPAVGLEVYGKSLLGTGERVSLMV; via the coding sequence TTGAACGCCGCACACAGAGAGCACGACCCGGCCACGCCCTCTCCCGGAGAGATTCGCCGAGAAGGGTCCTCGCCCGAGGAGACCTCACGAGAAGAGTCCCCGCCCGAAGAGATCTCCCGCGAACGGCTCAGGGAGCGCCTCGTCTCGCGCGCCGCCGCCCTTCGGCCGCTGCTGCGGGACCAGGCGGCACGGGGAGAGGCGGACCGCGCCGTCCCGCCCGAGGTCGTCGACGCCCTGTCCGGGGCCGGGGTCTTCCGGCTGCTGACACCCAGGCGGTACGGCGGTCACGAGACGGACCTGCGGACGCTGACCGAGGTGTCGGCGGCGCTCGGGAAGGGCGACGGCTCGGCCGCGTGGGTGGGGATGATCATCGCCGTGACCAACTGGCTGGCCTGCCTCTTCCCCGAGAAGGCCCAGGAGGAGGTCTTCGGCACCGACCCGGACGCACGCGTGACCGGTGTCGCGGCGCCGACGGGCATGGGCGAGCGGGTTCCGGGCGGCTGGCGCGTCACCGGCCGCTGGTCGTACAACTCGGGTGCCCCGTACGCGACATGGGCCGCGGTGGGGGCGCTGCTGCAGAACGAGGCGGGGGCGGTCGAGGACCAGGCGCTCGTCCTGGTACCCGCGTCCGAACTCACCGTCCAGGACACGTGGTACGCGGGTGGCATGCGGGCCACCGCCAGCCACACCCTGATCGGGCACAACGTCCTCGTCCCCGAGCACCGGGTGCTGTCGGTGCCGGCGGCCACCGAAGGGCTCTATCCGCGTTCGAACCCGGACGAGACGCTGTACGGCGCGACGTTCGGGCCGATGCTGCTGCTGTGCCTGGCCGGTCCGCTGCTCGGTCTCGGCAGGGCGGCGCTGGACGTGGTCGTCGAGGCGGCGGCGTCCAAGCCCCTGTCGTTCACCGTCCACGCCCGCCAGGCGGACTCGGTCGGCGTCCAGATACAGGTGGCCGAGGCGGCACTGAAGCTGGAGACGGCCGAGCTGCACATCCGTCACGCGGTGGACGAGGTGGACCGGGCGGCGGCCGCGGGCCGGCCCCTGGACTACGACGCCCGCGCCCGCGTCAGGGCCCGTGCCGGTTTCGCGGCGCAGCAGGTGGTCGGGGCGATCGGCATCCTGCTGGACGCCCACGGTTCGGCGGGGTTCGCCGACGCCAGCCCGCTGCAGCGCATCTGGCGCGACGCGAACACGGCCGCCCGCCACGCCGGCCTGGTCCCGGCGGTCGGTCTGGAGGTCTACGGCAAGTCCCTGCTGGGCACCGGGGAGCGGGTGAGCCTCATGGTGTGA
- a CDS encoding alpha/beta fold hydrolase, translating to MTGEGNSRSTLLLVHGAWHGSWCWAPLSSALRAEGRRTETVDLPSAGREAGMHEDAGVVLDALTRIDGPVVVVAHSYGGIPVTQAAAEAPNVERIVYLSAFQLDVGENLLGHYGAPEPDEPQGFEPVPGDPVPMFYGDVPRSEARAAARRLVPQSRRSFSDRLTRAAWRGVPSTYVVCEDDQALPARNQEAMAARSGTVHRIAGGHSPFLSRPAELAALLGRIGLGADG from the coding sequence GTGACTGGTGAGGGGAATTCCCGTTCGACACTGCTCCTGGTGCACGGGGCCTGGCACGGCTCCTGGTGCTGGGCGCCGCTCAGCTCGGCGCTGCGGGCCGAGGGCCGGCGTACGGAGACCGTCGACCTGCCGAGCGCGGGCCGCGAGGCCGGGATGCACGAGGACGCCGGAGTGGTGCTGGACGCGCTCACACGGATCGACGGCCCGGTCGTCGTCGTCGCCCACTCCTACGGGGGGATCCCGGTGACTCAGGCCGCGGCCGAGGCCCCGAACGTCGAGCGGATCGTGTACCTGTCGGCGTTCCAGCTCGATGTCGGGGAGAACCTCCTCGGCCACTACGGCGCCCCCGAGCCGGACGAACCGCAGGGGTTCGAGCCCGTACCGGGCGATCCGGTCCCGATGTTCTACGGCGACGTCCCCCGGTCCGAGGCCCGTGCGGCCGCCCGGCGGCTGGTGCCCCAGAGCCGCAGGTCCTTCAGTGACCGGCTCACCCGGGCGGCCTGGCGCGGCGTGCCCTCGACGTACGTCGTGTGCGAGGACGACCAGGCGCTGCCGGCCCGGAACCAGGAGGCGATGGCCGCCCGGTCCGGCACCGTCCACCGCATCGCGGGCGGCCACTCGCCGTTCCTGTCGAGGCCGGCGGAACTCGCCGCCCTCCTCGGGAGGATCGGCCTCGGGGCGGACGGCTGA
- a CDS encoding FAD binding domain-containing protein, translating to MHPFAYVRATDSDQAVATVTDDPGASYLAGGTTQLDLMKDGVLDPDRLVDITRLPLGGISHTDSAVRVGALTTMEELAADPVVRERLPFVREALLLGASTQLRNMATIGGNLLQRARCRYFRDPTVAACNKRSPGSGCAAIAGVQRMHAILGTSDHCIALHASDVAVPLTALDAVVHIRSADGTRAVPLTQFYLPPGDTPHIENVLKHGELITAVEIPLLPTTARSHYIKVRDRVSYEFALTSAGVALVQEDGVIREARVALGGVGTVPWRAWDAEDVLRDAPADPGTFLAAARAALGGARPLPGTAFKVELAQRTLIRTLETVAGAES from the coding sequence ATGCATCCTTTCGCCTACGTGCGCGCGACCGACTCCGACCAGGCCGTGGCCACGGTCACCGACGACCCCGGCGCCTCCTATCTGGCGGGCGGGACCACGCAGTTGGACCTCATGAAGGACGGCGTGCTGGATCCGGACCGGCTCGTCGACATCACCCGGCTGCCGCTCGGCGGCATCTCCCACACCGACTCCGCGGTCCGCGTCGGGGCGCTGACGACCATGGAAGAGCTCGCCGCCGACCCGGTGGTGAGGGAGCGGCTGCCCTTCGTACGCGAGGCCCTTCTGCTCGGTGCGTCGACGCAGCTGCGCAACATGGCCACCATCGGCGGGAACCTGCTGCAACGCGCCCGGTGCCGGTACTTCAGGGACCCGACCGTGGCCGCCTGCAACAAGCGCAGTCCGGGCTCCGGGTGCGCCGCGATCGCCGGTGTCCAGCGCATGCACGCCATCCTCGGCACCAGCGACCACTGCATCGCCCTGCACGCCTCGGACGTGGCCGTTCCCCTGACGGCCCTCGACGCCGTGGTCCACATCCGGAGTGCGGACGGCACCCGTGCCGTACCCCTGACGCAGTTCTACCTGCCGCCCGGCGACACCCCGCACATCGAGAACGTGCTGAAGCACGGGGAGCTGATCACGGCGGTCGAGATCCCGCTGCTCCCCACGACGGCGCGGTCCCACTACATCAAGGTCCGCGACCGGGTCTCGTACGAGTTCGCGCTCACCTCGGCCGGCGTGGCGCTGGTCCAGGAGGACGGCGTCATCCGCGAGGCGCGCGTGGCGCTCGGCGGCGTCGGCACCGTTCCGTGGCGGGCGTGGGACGCCGAGGACGTGCTGCGCGACGCGCCCGCCGACCCCGGCACCTTCCTGGCCGCCGCCCGGGCCGCCCTCGGCGGCGCCCGCCCGCTGCCCGGCACCGCGTTCAAGGTCGAACTGGCCCAGCGCACGCTCATCCGCACCCTCGAGACAGTGGCAGGAGCCGAGTCATGA